A genomic stretch from Erigeron canadensis isolate Cc75 chromosome 9, C_canadensis_v1, whole genome shotgun sequence includes:
- the LOC122581160 gene encoding protein NETWORKED 4A-like → MASSLAKSNKGYRRMESRNKHSWWWDSHISPKNSKWLAENLEEMDQSVKRMLKLIEEDGDSFAKKAEMYYQKRPELVSHVEEFYRMYRSLAERYDNVTGELRKNIPSDLQSQGSGISDAGSEPPTVITSSKPRARPGARAAGFDFFLKSGGSSSDLGTKEGDETSTLDSESESDDSSVNNYSSTSANSDHRGLRKRIAELESELQKFHKQQDENLLKNDNVEEDLRVENEKLKIELQKYESMMPQNVDLDEMKTFSIDEGLEAKFMEQERKIRALEFDLKVMREKLNDSEEEVKRLRHELENNGSSNNHLQEKLVSAQKEISSWKSKLDKEKREVMKVQGRVTRYKENLSERDREIRAMRETLSNANKTLSEENLQLQEQVTKLLKERALLDDTIKEWDLRCQCSDEELRRMKVVKIEMEGEIEKLKFENNLLEVKVDEFNRELSLKDAEINQLSQHLDQLHLEHVELVDKIEKSNKSIDELTSRGEDLKRQVERQQEMIDEGAEEKREVIRQLCFSLDHYRDGYQMLKQAFMGHNKRHTVMAS, encoded by the exons ATGGCATCATCTCTG GCTAAGTCGAATAAAGGTTATAGGAGGATGGAATCTAGAAATAAACATTCCTGGTGGTGGGATAGCCATATTAGTCCCAAAAACTCCAAATGGCTGGCAGAAAATCTCGAAG AAATGGACCAAAGTGTAAAACGAATGTTAAAGCTAATAGAAGAAGACGGAGATTCATTCGCCAAGAAAGCCGAGATGTATTACCAAAAGCGGCCAGAACTCGTATCACACGTTGAAGAGTTCTATAGAATGTATAGGTCGTTAGCTGAACGATATGATAATGTCACTGGTGAGTTAAGAAAAAACATCCCATCAGATCTCCAATCTCAAGGGTCTGGGATATCTGATGCGGGCTCCGAACCACCGACAGTGATAACGTCATCTAAACCACGAGCTCGGCCTGGGGCTCGGGCTGCAGGTTTTGATTTCTTTCTTAAAAGTGGCGGGAGTAGCTCAGATTTAGGGACAAAAGAAGGAGATGAGACATCGACGTTGGATTCTGAATCAGAATCTGATGATTCCTCTGTGAATAATTACTCAAGTACATCGGCAAACAGTGATCATAGAGGGTTGCGTAAGAGAATTGCTGAATTGGAAAGTGAGCTTCAGAAGTTTCATAAGCAGCAAGATGAAAATCTCTTGAAGAATGATAATGTTGAAGAAGATTTGCGtgttgaaaatgaaaagttaaaGATTGAACTCCAAAAGTATGAATCAATGATGCCTCAAAATGTTGACCTTGATGAGATGAAAACGTTTAGCATAGATGAAGGTTTGGAAGCGAAATTCATGGAGCAAGAACGAAAAATCCGGGCCCTTGAATTTGATTTGAAAGTAATGAGAGAAAAGCTTAATGATTCAGAGGAAGAAGTGAAGAGATTAAGACATGAACTCGAGAACAATGGATCCTCGAATAATCACCTACAGGAAAAGCTCGTTTCAGCCCAGAAGGAAATTTCAAGTTGGAAATCAAAACTggataaagaaaaaagagaagTAATGAAAGTGCAGGGACGAGTTACAAGGTACAAAGAGAATCTATCAGAACGTGATCGAGAAATCCGGGCTATGAGAGAAACGTTGTCAAATGCAAACAAAACTTTGTCTGAAGAGAATCTGCAACTTCAAGAACAAGTCACGAAGTTATTGAAAGAGCGGGCACTTTTGGATGATACCATAAAAGAATGGGATCTTCGTTGTCAATGTTCAGATGAGGAACTTAGGAGAATGAAGGTTGTTAAAATAGAAATGGAAGGTGAGATCGAGAAGTTAAAGTTTGAAAACAATCTTCTTGAGGTGAAAGTCGATGAATTCAACCGAGAGTTGTCTTTGAAAGATGCTGAGATTAACCAATTGAGTCAGCATTTAGATCAATTACATTTAGAACATGTTGAGTTGGTAgacaaaattgaaaagtcaaataagTCGATAGATGAGTTGACATCTAGAGGTGAAGACTTGAAAAGGCAAGTCGAGAGGCAACAGGAAATGATAGACGAAGGAGCAGAGGAGAAACGAGAGGTAATAAGACAACTATGTTTTTCACTCGACCACTATAGAGATGGATATCAAATGCTGAAACAAGCTTTCATGGGTCATAATAAACGACACACTGTCATGGCATCATAA
- the LOC122582683 gene encoding ATP-dependent RNA helicase DBP2-like — protein MSSYVPPHLRKSSAATATTTTTTKTTTATSATLENHKLNSNSINNAFSNAASPRRNSTNNHSQPSRALAVPNVVFPQWKPSERVLRLKPEQIEEVRLRLNVDVTVTPDSPAAPAPIESFTDMCLDASIMKDIAIHEYSTPTSIQAQAMPVALSGRDLLGCAETGSGKTAAFTIPMIQHCIAQPSVRRGDGPLALVLAPTRELAQQIEKEVKAFSQSLESFRTAIVVGGTNISDQRSELRAGVEIVVATPGRFIDHLQQGNTSLTRISYVVLDEADRMLDMGFEPQIREVMHNLPEKHQTLLFSATMPVEIEALAQEYLTNPVQVKVGKVSSPTENVSQTLEKITENEKIDRLLSLLVEEAALAENLGHPFPLTIVFVERKTRCDEVAEALVAQGLNAVALHGGRTQSEREGALRDFRHGPTNILVATDVASRGLDVTGVAHVVNLDLPKTMEDYVHRIGRTGRAGSTGRATSFYTDRDMFLVSQIRKAIADVQSGNTVAFATGKVARRKEREAAIAQKEARISQSKLSPTSINVEDKYKYMIAPAMIKKEGSADDAWDD, from the exons ATGTCATCTTATGTACCTCCACACCTCCGCAAATCATCAGCCGCCACCGCcacaacaaccaccaccaccaaaaccaCCACCGCCACGTCAGCAACCCTAGAAAACCACAAACTGAACTCGAATTCAATTAACAATGCGTTTTCCAATGCAGCTTCGCCGCGCCGGAACTCTACGAACAACCACAGCCAACCGTCGCGAGCCTTAGCTGTACCTAACGTAGTTTTTCCTCAATGGAAGCCTTCCGAACGCGTTCTCCGCCTTAAACCTGAGCAG ATAGAAGAGGTCAGATTACGACTCAATGTTGATGTTACTGTCACTCCCGACTCTCCGGCTGCACCTGCACCAATTGAATCTTTTACAGACATG TGCCTGGATGCAAGCATCATGAAGGATATCGCCATTCATGAATACTCCACACCAACTTCTATTCAGGCACAGGCAATGCCTGTTGCTCTAAGTGGAAGGGATCTTTTGGGCTGTGCAGAAACAGGCAGTGGGAAAACTGCCGCATTCACAATACCCATGATACAG CATTGTATAGCTCAGCCTTCTGTTCGGCGTGGAGATGGCCCATTAGCACTAGTGTTGGCTCCCACCAGAGAGCTTGCACAGCAGATAGAGAAAGAG GTGAAGGCCTTCAGTCAATCATTGGAGTCTTTTAGAACTGCGATTGTTGTGGGTGGAACAAACATCTCTGACCAG AGGTCTGAGCTTCGGGCAGGAGTAGAGATTGTGGTTGCTACTCCTGGAAGATTTATTGATCATTTACAACAAGGAAACACGTCTCTTACACGGATTTCGTATGTTGTACTGGACGAAGCAGATAGAATGCTTGATATGGGTTTTGAACCTCAAATAAGAGAG gtAATGCATAATCTTCCAGAAAAACATCAAACGTTGTTGTTCAGCGCGACTATGCCGGTAGAGATCGAAGCACTAGCACAG GAATATCTGACAAATCCAGTACAAGTCAAGGTTGGAAAAGTTAGCAGCCCAACAGAGAATGTATCCCAAACTTTGGAGAAAATTACTGAGAATGAAAAG ATTGATCGACTACTATCTTTGCTTGTTGAGGAGGCTGCACTGGCTGAAAATTTAGGCCACCCATTTCCTTTAACTATCGTATTTGTGGAACGGAAG ACAAGGTGTGATGAAGTTGCTGAAGCTTTGGTGGCTCAGGGATTAAATGCTGTTGCTCTTCACGGAGGCCGAACTCAGAGTGAAAGAGAGGGCGCCTTGCGTGATTTTAGGCATGGTCCTACTAATATCTTG GTTGCTACAGATGTCGCATCTCGGGGTCTGGATGTTACAGGAGTTGCTCATGTAGTTAATCTGGACCTTCCAAAG ACAATGGAGGACTACGTTCACCGAATTGGAAGGACAGGTCGTGCAGGATCAACGGGCCGAGCTACTTCATTTTATACAGATCGTGATATG TTCCTAGTATCACAAATAAGAAAAGCAATAGCAGATGTTCAATCTGGGAACACCGTGGCTTTTGCCACCGGCAAG GTTGCTAGGAGGAAAGAGCGGGAAGCAGCTATTGCTCAAAAAGAAGCAAGGATTTCCCAATCGAAGCTTTCACCCACATCCATTAATGTAGAAGACAAGTACAAGTACATGATTGCCCCTGCAATGATCAAGAAAGAGGGTTCTGCAGATGATGCTTGGGACGATTAA